One segment of Acropora muricata isolate sample 2 chromosome 8, ASM3666990v1, whole genome shotgun sequence DNA contains the following:
- the LOC136926654 gene encoding uncharacterized protein, whose translation MTKKAIIFFHLSFEREYKQTKIKAVVRLYRNEDPAMEVVTQFEERSEEKGRRSMVKDAKKYASEFGLKLSLVHPQPLITCLMKDEEVPVKKIGVWLKTAAAERDVEELKVEGWQGSLLSERWEDQEVGEECFSWMSEWKTAPTHTIAGLQELYQQLLPTKVYHQKKTGTHKSQDVKCRICGKAAETQAHVLAGCGALAQSKYMTRHNAALKVIFYELLKDLDLMTSVPLWYSQNTPKPLYENEKGKALWDVPLYAEYAEVRNNRIDCTVIDKEKKKVVLLEMSRPWVSNRETKCAEKTSKYAPLRYELRRRYPGYKTEQHNIIIDALGGSSRSVKESLRQLVGSGRCKSVLRNMQKAVISSSLNIARTFKVLSD comes from the coding sequence ATGACAAAGAAAGCCATTATATTTTTTCATCTCTCATTTGAAAGAGAGTACAAGCAGACTAAGATCAAGGCGGTTGTAAGACTGTATCGGAATGAAGATCCTGCAATGGAGGTAGTAACGCAGTTTGAGGAGAGATCAGAAGAGAAGGGACGGCGATCAATGGTGAAGGATGCCAAGAAATATGCATCTGAGTTTGGGCTCAAACTATCTCTGGTGCATCCCCAACCATTGATCACATGTCTAATGAAAGATGAGGAAGTACCTGTGAAGAAGATTGGGGTGTGGTTGAAGACAGCTGCTGCAGAGAGGGATGTAGAGGAACTGAAGGTAGAGGGGTGGCAAGGAAGTTTGCTAAGTGAGAGGTGGGAGGATCAAGAGGTTGGAGAGGAATGCTTTTCTTGGATGAGCGAGTGGAAGACTGCCCCGACTCACACTATAGCAGGGCTGCAGGAGTTATACCAGCAACTCCTGCCAACGAAAGTTtaccatcagaaaaagacaGGGACTCACAAAAGTCAGGATGTGAAATGTCGCATATGTGGTAAGGCCGCTGAAACGCAAGCGCACGTGCTAGCTGGGTGTGGTGCGTTAGCCCAGTCAAAATACATGACGCGACACAACGCAGCACTCAAGGTGATTTTCTACGAGCTTTTGAAAGACCTAGACCTAATGACATCTGTACCACTGTGGTATTCTCAGAATACGCCGAAGCCGCTCTACGAGAACGAGAAAGGAAAGGCACTCTGGGACGTACCACTGTATGCAGAATACGCGGAGGTGAGAAACAACAGGATAGACTGTACTGTTATAGACAAGGAGAAGAAAAAAGTGGTGCTACTCGAAATGAGCCGTCCATGGGTTAGTAACAGAGAGACCAAGTGTGCAGAGAAGACGAGTAAGTACGCTCCGCTGCGGTACGAACTAAGAAGGAGATACCCGGGGTACAAGACTGAGCAGCATAATATCATAATAGACGCGCTAGGAGGGAGCTCGCGAAGTGTCAAGGAAAGCTTACGCCAATTGGTTGGAAGTGGCCGATGTAAATCAGTGCTCAGGAACATGCAGAAAGCTGTGATCTCTAGCTCCCTTAACATTGCCAGGACCTTCAAGGTCCTGTCGGACTAA
- the LOC136925015 gene encoding uncharacterized protein, which yields MAPLLAVRVLECALILSIFHDYPAASDTSSCFDQPEAKLNSIPASHLYNKKKKPLIIGHHGNPSKFQENTIDGFKSLAALKADGMELDTFLTKDGKLVVIHFNNTKKLTGENHNIWDINYENLKQLDINSNLTYGENTFTFGKPRKIPLLSDVFDAVKNDDLVMYLNMKPGFLRSRTESEKIGKAVAKLITEKDFVDKVLLASFDPLKIQAAKQENSSLVVGQFYKTGMWKPATADKMKKELVHLRGMQNCTQELSNGTKFMNFLFQSNDLLRATNSSFVVMDYNMFNNPKYSSNTFKTFKGLSFGAFIIDNLALSQEQRKKDEAKLDLLIQNKVAALVTDDIPRLQRKLGRSQPPKTSRTHKNIPTAVVISTVLIFGWSLRL from the exons ATGGCACCTCTCTTGGCAGTTCGCGTCCTCGAATGTGCTTTGATTCTGTCAATCTTTCATGATTATCCTGCGGCATCAGATACAAGTTCTTGCTTTGACCAACCAGAAGCTAAACTTAATTCCATTCCAGCTTCTCATTTAtacaacaagaagaaaaaaccTTTAATAATTGGACACCACGGGAATCCATCCAAATTTCAAGAGAACACCATAGATGGCTTTAAGAGTCTAGCTGCTCTGAAAGCGGACGGGATGGAGCTTGATACATTTCTAACAAAGGACGGAAAGCTTGTGGTTATCCACTTCAATAATACAAAG AAACTGACCGGAGAAAATCATAATATCTGGGACATCAACTACGAAAACTTGAAGCAACTTGacattaattcaaatttaactTACG GGGAAAACACGTTTACTTTCGGCAAACCAAGAAAAATTCCACTGCTGTCTGATGTCTTTGACGCAGTGAAAAACGACGATTTGGTGATGTACTTAAAT ATGAAACCAGGGTTTTTACGAAGTCGCACAGAAAGTGAAAAGATCGGGAAGGCAGTGGCAAAACTAATTACCGAAAAGGACTTCGTGGACAAGGTTCTACTTGCATCGTTTGATCCACTCAAGATCCAGGCTGCTAAACAAGAAAACTCTTCGCTTGTCGTGGGGCAATTCTACAAAACAGGAATGTGGAAACCAGCAACTGCtgacaaaatgaaaaaagagcTTGTACATCTTCGCGGGATGCAAAATTGCACGCAGGAACTTTCCAATGGGACCAAATTCATGAATTTCCTTTTTCAAAGCAACGATCTTCTAAGAGCTACAAATTCGAGCTTCGTTGTCATGGACTACAACATGTTTAACAACCCCAAGTACTCGAGCAACACTTTCAAGACATTTAAAGGTCTCAGCTTCGGTGCCTTTATCATCGACAACCTGGCACTGTCAcaggaacaaagaaaaaaagacgaaGCCAAACTTGATCTTCTCATACAAAACAAAGTTGCTGCCTTGGTCACGGACGACATTCCTCGCCTTCAAAGAAAGTTGGGCCGATCACAGCCTCCCAAGACATCTAGGACACACAAGAATATCCCAACAGCTGTTGTCATATCCACAGTCCTTATCTTTGGTTGGTCTTTGCGCTTATAA